AACTCTCCCTCTGCCCATGTTCCTCTGGAGCCTACCCCATAATGGACGAGGCCCAGCCCCAGGAGGCCCTAGGAGCCTCCGATTAGCAGACTCACAGCCAAACTCAATGCCTTCAGCAATGTGAGGCCAGAGTGAGGCCAAAGGGTAGGACAGGGGCTTGGAGGGTCGAGGAGGAGTGGGGTAATGACAGGAGCTCAGCCTGGAGGAGGGGGTCTCAACACTAGGTCTTCCCTGGAATTGAAGGCAATAGTTTGAGGACACAGCTCAGCCACACTGCAGCCCCAGCTCTTGGGACACTACAGATCCCTCATACAGTCACTCGACAAACACACATGGGTCGTGCCCAGTGCTCCCTGGAGACCCTGCCCTCCCCAGGTCATAGTCTGATCATTTCAAAGGAGAACTGGGTGGGTACTAGGGTAGGGGTCCTGAAAAGGGTCATGGAGTAGGAATTCTGGGGTCCTGAGCCCTGCTCTCACACCAGCTCCAGACAGGGCACAGCCTGTAAGGGAGCAGCTGAGGGGCTGGGTGACAAGGGCTTGGGGTGTCTGCCCCATGGCAGCATGACGGCATTGTGGAGAACCCTCGGAGGTGCCCAGTGGACCCCCCACCCAATGGACCCCATCACACAGTGAGTAAAATCATTAGGtagggattttttcttttttttttttttttttttgagacagggtctcactctgtggtccaggctagagtgcagtggtgcaatcatagctcactgcagccttgacttcctagcctcaagcaatcctcctgccttggcctcacaaagtgctgggattagagcataagccactgtgctcggcccaagtagagatttttaaaagcgCTACTGGcagcttttaaaaagtagatcaagcccaggcgcggtggctcaagcctgtaatcccagcactttgggaggccgaggcgggcggatcacgaggtcaggagatcgagaccatcctggctaacacggtgaaaccccgtctctactaaaaaaaaatacaaaaaaactagccgggtgaggtcgcgggcgcctgtagtcccagctactcgggaggctgaggcaggagaatggcgtaaacccaggaggcggagcttgcagtgagctgagatccggccactgcactccagcctgggcgacagagagagactctgtctcaaaaaaaaaaaaaaaaaaaaaaagtatatcatagagccgagcgcagtggctcacgcctgtaatcccaacactttgggaggctgaggcaggcggatcacttgacatcaggagttcaagaccagcctagccaacatggcgaaaacccatctctactaaaagtacaaaaaattagctgggcatggtggtgggcacctgtaatcccagctacttgggaggctgaggcaggagaattgcttgaacccaggaggcagaggttgcagtgagctgagactgcaccactgcattacagcctgggcaacaagagcgagactccatctcaaaaaaaaaaaaaaaaaagtagatcatAAGAAGGagactgagccaggcatggtgactcacacctacaatcctagctactggtgagtctgaggcagaaggaacccttgagcccagggattggaggctacagtgagcagtgatcatgcggcactgcactccagcctgggtgacagagtgagacccctactcaaacaaaaaaaaaaaaggaagtttatgCCTGAGACACAGGGATGATTCCTTATTAGAAAACCACATTGGCcggggcaccgtggctcatgccttgtaatgccagcactgtgggaggccaaggtgggaggattgcttgagctcaggagtttgaggccagtctggacaacatggtaaaaccccatctctacaaaaaatactcccagctacttgggaggctgagacaggagaatggcttgagtccaggagttcgaggatgcagtgagctgtgatcacaccactacactccagcctgagcgacagagcaagatcctgtctcaaacaacaacagcagcaaaaggcAGTACATTAATgcctcagaaaacaaaatcacagaTGCTGAAATGACAAATTGTACTGTTTAGCCTCCATTACCCAAAGGCTCCTaatttgaaaagaaaggaaatagatgGAGATGTTCCTCACTTCACTGAACAATTTCAAGCCAAAGGAAGTGTCGACTTTAATGGGCAAATACTCAAAATTTCTGCCATCAAAATGaggaataggccaggcacagtggctaacgccaCCTGTAAcgccggcactttgggaggccgaaagaggtagatcacttgaggtcaggagttcgacaccggcctggccaacatggtgaaaccttgtctctaccaaaaatacaaaaattagacaggcatggtggcacgtggctgtaatcccagctactcaggaggctgaggcaggagaatcacttgaacctgggaggcagaggttgcagtgagccgagatcacaccactgcactccaccctgggtaaaagagtgagactctggcttaaaaaacaaaaacaaggccgggcgcggtggctcacgcctgtaatcccagcactttgggaggccgaggcgggcggatcacaaggtcaggagatcgagaccacggtgaaaccccgtctctactaaaaatacaaaaaaattagccgggcgcggttgtgggcgcctgtagtcccagctactccggaggctgaggcaggagaatggcgtgaacccgggaggcggagcttgcagtgagccaagatcgcgccactgcactccagcctgggctgggcgacagagcgagactccgtctcaaaaaaaaaaaaacaaaaaaaaaaacaaggctgggcgcggtgggtcatgcctgtaatcccagcactttgggaggctgaggcaggcagatcacctgaggtctggagttcaagaccagcctgatcaacatggagaaaccccgtctctactaaaaatacaaaattagccgggcatggtggcgcgtgcctgtaaacccagctactcgggaggctgaggcaggagaatggcttgaatctgggaggcggaggttgtgggaaggcggaggttgcagtgagccaagatcacgccattgcactccagcctgggtaacaagagtgaaactccgtctcaaaaaaaaaacaaaaaacaaaacaaaaaaaaaaaactgggggaGTGGAATGGGGAAGGATGCTCACAGTCACCCTGCCTCCATAATTTAACATAGTCTTGAGGTGGTAGTCAGCacaactagaagaaaaaaagaaatggggccaaatatggtggtgcatgcctgtggtcccagatactccaaaggctgaggcaggaggattgcttgaggccagaagatagagactagcctgggcaacatagcaagaccctgtaaatagaataaataaaataccaagcATGGGGCTCATGTctttagtcccaactacttgggaggctgaagcaggaggaccacttgatcctaggagtttaagacccgACTggacaatatagcgagaccccatctctaccaataaaaatttaaaaatgtaaaaattatccagatgtATGCCACCTGGTGTGGCtcctgcctgtcatcccagcactttggaaggccaaggcaggtggatcacttgaagtcaggagttcaagatcagcctggccaacatggtgaaactctgtctttactaaaaaatacaaaaattagctgggcgtggtggcaggtgcctgtaatcccagctactcagaagggtgaggcaggagaattgcttgaacccaggaggcagagattgcagtgagccacaatcattgcattgcactccagcctgggcaacagagcaagactccatctcaaaaaaataataattatcagctgagtgcagtagctcatggcggtaatcccagcactttgagatgctaaggcgggtggatcacgaggtcaggagtttgagaccagcttggccaagatggtgaaaccctatctctactaaaaatacaaaaattagccaggtgtggtggtgtacacctgtagtcccagccactcgggaggctgaggcaggagaatcgcttgaaactgagaggtggaggctgcagtgagctgagatcaccccactgcataccagcccgggcgacagtgtgagacttcctctcaaaaaaaaaaccaaaaaaaaacaaaaattaaccagacgtggtggcgagcacctgtaatcccagctactcaagatgctgaggcaggagaattgcttgacccaggaggcggaggtagcagtgagccgagatcacaccactgcactccagcctgggagacagagcaagactccatctttaaaaaaaaaaaaaaaaaaaaaaattatccaggtgtggtggtgcacgcctgtagctccaattattcaggaggctgaggcaaatgatcacttgagcccaggagttcaaggctgcagtgagctatgttggcgccactgcactccagcctgtgtggcagagtgagaccctgtctctaaaacaagaagaaagaaatgagattgaaaaataagaagagaagaaaaataagaaatgagagGGCAAAATTATTTGCAGATGACTGTATATATGATAGGCCCAAGCAATGTGACTAAAGATATTTCAATAAAAGAATTCTATAAGCTAGCAAGAGACTTagggatattttaaaattcatttcttgtatactatatatgtatatagctttaaaatgtattaaagcaTCCCATTTATAgcagcaataaaaaaagatacaCTGCCTGGTTACATGAATTTTCTTGACATTTGAAGAActttttttggagtctcgctctgtcgcctaggctggagtggtacagcggcacaatcatggctcactgcaaccaccgcctcccagtttcaagtgattctcctgcctcagcctcctgagtagctgggattacaggtgcatgctaccatgactggctaatttttgtatttttagtagagacggggtttcaccatgttggccaggctggtctcgaactcctgaccacaagtgatccactcaccttggcctcccaaactgccgggattacaggcataagccaccttgcccagctgacatttgaagaacttcttttttttttttttttttttttttgagacgttgtctcgctctgccgcccaggctggagtacagtggcgggatctcagctcactgcaagctccgcctcccgagtttacgccattctcctgcctcagcctcccaagtagctgggactacaggcacctgccacctcgcccggctagttttttgtattttttagtagagacggggtttcaccgtgttagccaggatggtctcgatctcctgacctcgtgatccgcccgtctcggcctcccaaagtgctggcattacaggcttgagccaccacgcccggcctgaagaACTTCtaaaaatcaacaagcaaaaacattTGCAGGATATAACAGGAAAAGACTTATGAAAGTTTCTAAATTTTTTCACTCATGCAATAGGCAatatttcctgtttatttttttgtttgttttgagacgtagttttgctcttgttgcccaggctggagtgcaatggagcgatcacagctcaccgcaacctctacctcccgggttcaagcaattctcctgccttggcctcccaagtagctgggattacaggcatgcgccactaccccggctaattttgtatttttagtagagatggggtttctccatgttggtcaggctggtcttgaactcccgacctcaggtgatccttccgcctcggcctcgcaaagtgctgggataacaggcatgagccaccacgcccggccttttttgtttgtttgtttttgagacaaagtctctcaactgtcgcccaggtggagtgcactggcgcaatcttggctcactgcaacctctgcctcctgggttcaaacggttctcctgcctcagcctcccaagtagctgggattacaggcacctgccaccacacctggctaattttttgtagtagagacggtgtttcattatgttggccaggctggtctcgaactcctgacctcgtgatcttcccacctcggcctcccaaaatgctgggattacaagcgtgagccaccgcgcctggcctgagtaGTCAGTATTTTCAACTTTGAAAGTACACGTGagaggccggacgcggtggctcacgcctgtaatcccagcactttgggaggccgaggcgggcggatcacgaggtcaggagatcgagaccatcctggctaacacggtgaaaccccgtctctattaaaaaaatagaaaaaattagccaagcgtgttGGCGggctactgtagtcccagctactcgggaggctgaggcaggagaactcttgaacccgggaggcggagactgcagtgagccgagatcacgccactgcattccagcctgggcaagcgAGGctcttgttaaatttttttttcatataattgctgaaaaaataaataagtttaaattTGCAAAACCATCCCGTTTTATCAGAAAAACTTGAGAGTCGAGGTCGGAGTCGGCCACGTTTCGAAGGTGTGTGGCCACGCCCAGCCAGGTCAGCCCCGCCCCCAGGCCGTCAGGCCCAGCCCCCTCCCGTCAGACCCCGCCCCACTGCCCTGCCGAGCGACCCCGCTGGTCGGGCCCGTCCTGCAGTAAATGCACAACCGGGACGGAAGTGCCTCTGTGACAGCGGACCCAGGCTCGGAGCTCCAGACGCTGGGACAGGTGACCCGGGGCGGTAGCCAGCCGGACGGCCTTGCAGGTGGGGCGGAGGTCCCGGGGAGCTCCTCGGGCGCGGTTGTCCGTGGGCTCCGCGTGCCCCAGAGGGCGAGGCTCCGGCAGCGCGGGGGTTAACTAGAGCAGGTCCCAGGCTGCGCGGCGACGTCAGAGCTCGTTTACATAGCGCTCTTTTGGGTTACGCAGTCGTGGGCGGGGTCTGGAGGTCGCTGCGGACCAATCGCGTGCGTCTATGCAAATAGAGGCCGCGCTGGGGAACTCTGCTCCCGCTGGGTGAGAGTTGGCTGCTTTCGGGCCGTGCTGCCCGCGCGTCCTTTCTCCGTGCGCGTCGCCAGGCGTGTCCTCTCCGCGTGTCCACCCACAGGCCGCCCGCAGACCACCCCCGCCACGCGCGGGACACGACACCCCCCGCAGGACCCGCCCATCAGCCCGGAAACCCACGAGCTGCTTCTCCCGGAGGCCGATGCCCACCCAGGAGCCCCCAAAGACTCGCGGCTCCCGGGGGCACCTGCAGACTCACCCGCCTGGGCCTGGGCCCCCGGTGAGCCTGACCGGGAGGGGGTCCCCAGGCCGGGCCTCTAGGCAAAAGATTTAGTCCCCCCAGTTTGAAGGACTCCGGTTTCCCGACACCCCGATTTAACTCCAAACCACGATTCCTGTGGCAGCTGCAAGGACTGGCGCCTGGAGGCCTCAAAACCAGCGCCCCCCGCCCTCCGTGCCAGCCCCAGCCGGGACCCCACAAGGCAAAGCCCAGGAAGATTGTGTTTGAGGATGAGCTGCTCTCCCAGGCCCTCCTGGATGCCAAGAAGCCTATTGGAGCCATCCCTAAGGGGCATAAGCCTAGGCCCCACCCAGTGCCCGACTATGAGCTGTGAGTGTCCCCCATGTGATTCTTCATGCCTGAGATCAGAGAGGGGCACTGAGGCTGGGGCTTTGACAGTTGAATAAGAGTTTAccaaagagtaaaaagaaaaggatCCCTTGTggggtgagtggatcacttgtggtcaggagttcgagaccagcctggccaacatggtgaaaccccgtctctactaaaaatacaaaaattagctggatatggtggcgcatgcctgtaatcccagctactgaagaggctgaggtgggagaattgcttg
The sequence above is a segment of the Macaca nemestrina isolate mMacNem1 chromosome 20, mMacNem.hap1, whole genome shotgun sequence genome. Coding sequences within it:
- the LOC105486752 gene encoding occludin/ELL domain-containing protein 1 isoform X2, producing MHNRDGSASVTADPGSELQTLGQAARRPPPPRAGHDTPRRTRPSARKPTSCFSRRPMPTQEPPKTRGSRGHLQTHPPGPGPPLQGLAPGGLKTSAPRPPCQPQPGPHKAKPRKIVFEDELLSQALLDAKKPIGAIPKGHKPRPHPVPDYELKYPPVSSERERSRYAAVFQDQYGEFVELQREVGCAQAKLRQLEALLSSLPPPQSQEEAQVAARVWREFEKKRTVSLCWPGWS
- the LOC105486752 gene encoding occludin/ELL domain-containing protein 1 isoform X1, yielding MHNRDGSASVTADPGSELQTLGQAARRPPPPRAGHDTPRRTRPSARKPTSCFSRRPMPTQEPPKTRGSRGHLQTHPPGPGPPLQGLAPGGLKTSAPRPPCQPQPGPHKAKPRKIVFEDELLSQALLDAKKPIGAIPKGHKPRPHPVPDYELKYPPVSSERERSRYAAVFQDQYGEFVELQREVGCAQAKLRQLEALLSSLPPPQSQEEAQVAARVWREFEKKRTDPGFLDKQARCHYLKGKLRHLKTQIQKFNDQGDSEGSVYF